The region atcgaattaatgcatcctttctgaataaaagtattaatttcctaaaaaaaaaaaaacacaatttaaatgaatacagcacatttcatgtattttttttaaatatcaaaacaatTAAACGCTTTTAATGCAAATCACAGTGGCTCATAATCTCAAATGAGTCCTTTGCATCATAAATCTTGTATCAGTGACCCACATAGCGAACGGAGCATCTTCCCATCTAAGTGCCAATGTTTGGGGTGTTTTCATGCAAACTTTGCAGGGCGAGATCTGACCACTTCATCTCTTGCTCTTTGACTGACTCAGTCGATCCGCCGTTGTCTTGCTCTGCTTCTGGAAGT is a window of Onychostoma macrolepis isolate SWU-2019 chromosome 21, ASM1243209v1, whole genome shotgun sequence DNA encoding:
- the anapc13 gene encoding anaphase-promoting complex subunit 13 → MDSEVQRDGRVLDLTDDAWREDRLPYEDVTIPLSELPEAEQDNGGSTESVKEQEMKWSDLALQSLHENTPNIGT